From Methanosarcina lacustris Z-7289, one genomic window encodes:
- the speB gene encoding agmatinase: protein MFLPNSFIDALADYESARYVIFGVPFDNTSSYRAGSRWAPDAMRQVSANFESYNPTFDLDLVDLPIYDAGNLETSASVDETLRDLYEDVKGLLNDGKLPIMLGGEHSLTYSTVKACAEFAGDDFGVLVLDAHFDLRPEYRGFKHNHACVSRNILDQVTNNLVSIGIRSGSEDEWVFARENNLKYYTADDVESIGMVEVIKEAIEFLDCSQLYLSLDMDAIDPAYAPGLGTPEPFGLSARDVRTAIRTLAPFSMAFDIVEIAPEYDSGQTAMLGAKLMREFIASHAKSCIKI from the coding sequence ATGTTTTTGCCCAATTCCTTTATAGATGCTCTTGCAGACTATGAATCTGCACGTTATGTTATTTTCGGCGTACCCTTTGACAACACCTCCTCGTACCGCGCAGGCAGCCGCTGGGCTCCGGACGCGATGAGACAGGTTTCTGCAAATTTTGAGAGTTATAACCCGACTTTTGACCTCGACCTTGTGGACCTTCCTATTTATGATGCCGGGAACCTGGAAACGTCAGCATCGGTTGACGAGACCCTGCGGGATCTTTACGAAGATGTAAAGGGTTTACTGAATGACGGAAAGCTTCCAATAATGCTTGGAGGAGAACATTCCCTGACTTATTCTACGGTTAAGGCGTGTGCCGAGTTCGCAGGAGACGACTTCGGAGTCCTTGTCCTTGACGCCCACTTCGACCTCAGGCCGGAGTATCGGGGATTCAAGCATAATCATGCATGTGTGTCCCGGAATATTCTCGATCAGGTCACGAATAATCTTGTTTCCATAGGCATAAGGAGCGGCTCGGAAGACGAATGGGTTTTTGCCAGGGAAAATAATCTGAAATACTATACGGCAGATGATGTTGAGTCCATAGGCATGGTTGAAGTCATCAAAGAAGCAATAGAATTTCTTGATTGCAGCCAGCTCTACCTTTCCCTTGATATGGATGCAATAGACCCTGCTTACGCCCCGGGTCTCGGTACACCTGAGCCTTTTGGCCTAAGTGCCCGGGATGTCAGAACTGCAATAAGGACTCTTGCGCCCTTCTCAATGGCTTTCGACATTGTTGAGATTGCCCCTGAATACGATTCTGGACAGACAGCCATGCTCGGAGCAAAACTCATGAGAGAATTCATTGCCTCTCATGCAAAAAGCTGCATCAAAATCTAA
- a CDS encoding carboxymuconolactone decarboxylase family protein: MELEDIVEILKNDPEKVIPELLDDVRKQYGEVPYIMNFMKDLPEIFIPKTLYDNSIMREFKILDPETVELISIGVAAALRCEHCLKMHIRIAKRKGILKEKIFSAIMIGASLSNAAVLAESTRALASEFPGDDDESEDKVQCCDPDCEVCNIAGANIK, encoded by the coding sequence ATGGAACTTGAGGATATTGTAGAAATTTTAAAAAATGACCCCGAGAAAGTTATCCCGGAGCTTCTCGATGATGTCCGGAAGCAGTATGGGGAAGTTCCTTACATTATGAACTTTATGAAAGATCTCCCTGAGATCTTCATCCCGAAAACTCTTTATGATAATTCCATCATGCGGGAGTTCAAAATTCTCGACCCGGAAACTGTGGAGCTTATTTCCATAGGTGTGGCTGCTGCCCTCCGCTGCGAGCATTGCCTGAAAATGCATATAAGAATCGCAAAAAGAAAAGGAATTCTAAAAGAAAAAATATTTTCTGCAATAATGATAGGTGCATCTCTGTCCAACGCCGCAGTACTTGCAGAAAGTACAAGGGCACTTGCCTCAGAATTCCCTGGTGATGACGACGAAAGCGAAGACAAAGTACAATGCTGTGATCCTGATTGCGAAGTGTGCAATATCGCCGGAGCTAATATTAAGTAA
- a CDS encoding translation initiation factor IF-5A — MKQQVEVKELKEGKYMIVDDEACIIKSITKSKPGKHGSAKARIETIGLFDGQKRSYIGSVANKVYIPTVERKNAQVISIVGNIAQLMDMGDFSTFEIVIPEEYKDKVKESEEISYITALGKVKLDIRT; from the coding sequence ATGAAACAGCAGGTTGAAGTTAAGGAGCTCAAAGAAGGGAAGTACATGATCGTCGACGACGAAGCATGCATCATAAAGAGCATTACAAAATCCAAACCAGGGAAACACGGGTCTGCAAAGGCAAGAATAGAGACAATTGGCCTCTTTGACGGCCAGAAGCGCTCCTATATTGGTTCCGTTGCAAACAAAGTATATATCCCGACCGTAGAACGGAAGAATGCACAGGTAATCTCAATCGTCGGAAACATCGCCCAGCTCATGGATATGGGAGACTTTTCAACCTTTGAGATTGTAATCCCTGAGGAATACAAGGACAAGGTAAAAGAGAGTGAAGAGATTTCTTATATCACAGCCCTCGGAAAAGTCAAACTCGATATAAGGACATAA
- a CDS encoding methanogenesis marker 7 protein, producing the protein MVVLLPYLYTGGVHKHGLLVELMEDLGGYIIQKVVSGIEVNLIMLIPEKDIDLVKQLSAELLGVLMEAPLTGVEIAVVSPTLASHHLPHSACDIAEYLRHPGANTNMIGLARGMGRRVSLSMDYERKLINEHDIAVFTFGSFSDCITKKKPKLFEGIEIPIVVTGGPAELKTEDVPGADLYVGNIGRVSHRLRRTEEINALDNLNEGVSKIAAEIRQQQAKDPLAVLPARVMKEIENQVPEIRKVLSPAPLTVQLDGLRVKLPYDEFHEKIEKLEFDEGVSLSELANISRSKMKNYILIKIKYKSDVGFAI; encoded by the coding sequence ATGGTTGTACTCTTACCCTATCTTTACACCGGCGGGGTCCATAAGCATGGGCTTTTAGTCGAACTGATGGAAGATCTCGGAGGCTACATAATCCAGAAAGTAGTTTCCGGGATCGAAGTCAATCTTATAATGCTTATCCCTGAAAAAGATATTGATCTTGTAAAACAGCTCTCAGCAGAACTGCTCGGTGTCCTTATGGAAGCCCCTCTCACAGGGGTCGAGATTGCAGTTGTTTCTCCTACGCTTGCCTCACACCACCTCCCACATTCGGCTTGCGATATAGCAGAATACCTCCGCCATCCCGGAGCCAATACAAATATGATCGGGCTCGCAAGGGGAATGGGGCGCCGGGTCTCCCTGTCCATGGACTATGAAAGAAAGCTCATCAACGAGCACGATATTGCGGTTTTCACCTTCGGGTCTTTCAGTGACTGTATTACGAAAAAGAAGCCGAAACTCTTTGAAGGTATCGAGATCCCTATTGTGGTTACAGGAGGGCCTGCTGAACTGAAAACCGAAGATGTCCCCGGGGCAGATCTCTACGTTGGAAATATCGGAAGGGTTTCTCACAGGTTAAGAAGAACAGAGGAGATTAATGCCCTCGACAACCTGAACGAAGGGGTTTCAAAGATTGCTGCTGAGATTCGCCAGCAGCAGGCAAAAGATCCTCTTGCAGTGCTTCCTGCGCGAGTCATGAAGGAAATCGAAAACCAGGTCCCAGAAATCCGCAAGGTGCTCTCCCCTGCTCCTCTCACCGTTCAGCTTGACGGGCTCAGGGTCAAACTTCCATACGATGAATTCCATGAGAAAATTGAAAAGCTGGAGTTTGATGAAGGAGTCTCCCTTTCAGAGCTTGCAAATATTTCCCGGTCAAAAATGAAAAATTATATATTGATAAAAATCAAATATAAGTCTGACGTTGGTTTTGCAATTTGA
- a CDS encoding NUDIX hydrolase codes for MNLEKTYIISVYAILRNEKGEFLLLRRSENSHTNPGKWDLPGGKVNPDETLKEAVVREVWEETGISIFPGEIAGEVNFELPEKRVIAIVFNGGYVITEVKLSYEHIEYVWTSLESILGMKTLPAYFRDFFARFDLENKKPYKPPF; via the coding sequence ATGAATCTGGAGAAAACTTACATCATTTCCGTATATGCCATTCTCCGGAATGAGAAAGGCGAATTCCTGCTTCTCAGGCGCTCGGAAAACTCCCACACAAATCCTGGAAAATGGGACCTTCCAGGCGGGAAGGTGAACCCGGATGAAACTCTAAAAGAAGCAGTTGTGCGTGAGGTCTGGGAAGAAACCGGCATTTCAATATTTCCAGGAGAAATTGCAGGAGAGGTAAACTTTGAACTCCCTGAAAAAAGGGTTATTGCTATTGTATTTAATGGGGGATATGTCATAACTGAGGTAAAATTGAGTTATGAGCATATCGAATACGTCTGGACTTCCCTGGAAAGTATCCTCGGAATGAAGACACTTCCTGCTTATTTCAGGGACTTTTTCGCAAGGTTTGACCTTGAAAACAAAAAACCTTACAAGCCTCCGTTTTGA
- a CDS encoding matrixin family metalloprotease: MVLFLPAAASGASSEKILDNPWDHSPITVYIDDKNTPSHYSPTYYEQIEKALKYWGEGGNGNLEYSPVFEIVDSKDADIRIRWVENLESVEGAPSGVAGYARPSVSGNHFVGVDIVLEVGNYQGRGWMQYGDATMLTIAKHELGHALGLGHSNDRGDIMYPEYELRDNVNPILLSKYGTLLRVAGFVALAIILFLGVSWQYSRKKRKKLEDKYFK, translated from the coding sequence ATGGTATTATTTTTACCTGCCGCAGCATCAGGGGCAAGTTCAGAGAAGATTCTCGATAATCCCTGGGACCATTCTCCTATTACAGTGTATATTGACGACAAAAATACACCGTCCCATTACAGCCCCACCTACTATGAGCAAATAGAAAAGGCTCTTAAATATTGGGGAGAAGGGGGAAACGGTAACCTCGAGTACAGCCCGGTTTTTGAGATTGTTGACTCCAAAGACGCTGATATAAGAATAAGATGGGTGGAAAACCTGGAGAGCGTCGAAGGAGCTCCTTCGGGTGTAGCAGGCTATGCAAGACCCAGTGTCTCAGGAAACCATTTCGTTGGAGTGGATATAGTCCTTGAGGTTGGAAACTATCAGGGTAGGGGCTGGATGCAGTATGGGGATGCAACCATGCTTACCATTGCAAAGCACGAGCTCGGGCATGCTCTTGGCCTCGGGCACAGCAATGATCGGGGAGATATAATGTATCCTGAGTATGAACTCAGGGATAATGTGAACCCCATTCTGCTGAGCAAATATGGAACTCTGCTGCGTGTAGCAGGTTTTGTAGCTCTTGCAATTATCCTGTTCCTTGGTGTAAGCTGGCAGTACAGCCGGAAAAAAAGAAAAAAACTTGAGGATAAGTACTTCAAATGA
- a CDS encoding aldehyde ferredoxin oxidoreductase family protein — translation MAGWTGKTVYVDLSSEKVTVTGTDEKLIHMYLGGRGLGVKLLSELADADIDPLSLGNPLIFTVGPLTGIAPMAAGAVLTSKSPLTGTIFSWNMGGGFGRELKKAGIDALVITGKAKRPSFVEVRGEEIKIVSAEELWGKNTEACTRALKSKGSVACIGRAGEKEVLISSFVIDSIHSGRGGLGAVAGSKLLKAVVVKGGKERLPARPEKFKELETKILRLFEANPVLSKGLANYGTPAFVKLLDYMDIIPCKNFSGRGTPFADLFSGEYIKTNFELEKESCPSCSLGCKRRIKKTGQVLPDYDSFWAFGFNLENQDFDSVLRADKICKDYGLDPVSAGSVLGACTELKSGKINARELETLLEAIGGGSEPGKGARRYFSARKREDLSMDVKGLELGGFDPRGIRGQALAYATSCHGGDYLTAFMVGPEVLGKPLLLDRFSLKGKVGILQVFENLTAVLDSLVFCPFSIFVINEELCSALLHSGVGMEVSPAELLKTGERIWNLERIYNLKAGFTRKDDTLPERLFGAGSEERGDGIPRQEFEVALQDYYRYRGWDQEGVPSQGKLRELGLGC, via the coding sequence ATGGCTGGTTGGACAGGAAAAACAGTATATGTAGACCTCAGCTCCGAAAAAGTTACCGTCACCGGTACCGATGAAAAATTAATCCACATGTATCTGGGTGGCAGGGGGCTTGGAGTAAAGTTACTTTCCGAGCTTGCAGATGCTGATATTGACCCTCTTAGCCTCGGAAACCCCCTGATTTTCACTGTTGGGCCGCTTACAGGCATTGCACCCATGGCGGCAGGTGCAGTCCTTACATCGAAGTCACCTCTAACAGGCACAATATTTAGCTGGAACATGGGTGGGGGCTTTGGGAGAGAACTGAAAAAAGCCGGAATTGATGCTCTGGTCATTACCGGAAAGGCAAAAAGACCTTCCTTTGTGGAGGTAAGGGGGGAAGAGATAAAAATTGTATCTGCCGAAGAGCTCTGGGGAAAAAACACCGAAGCATGCACCAGGGCCCTGAAAAGTAAAGGAAGCGTAGCCTGCATAGGTAGGGCAGGAGAAAAAGAAGTTCTGATCTCTTCTTTTGTCATTGATTCCATCCACAGCGGAAGGGGAGGACTGGGGGCTGTTGCAGGCTCAAAGCTGCTGAAGGCAGTGGTTGTAAAAGGGGGAAAAGAGCGTTTACCAGCCAGGCCTGAAAAGTTCAAAGAACTTGAAACAAAGATCCTAAGGCTTTTTGAAGCAAACCCTGTGTTATCCAAAGGGCTTGCAAACTATGGCACGCCTGCATTTGTAAAGCTTCTGGATTATATGGATATCATCCCCTGCAAAAACTTTTCCGGAAGGGGAACTCCTTTTGCGGACCTGTTCTCAGGGGAGTATATCAAAACCAACTTCGAGCTTGAGAAAGAAAGCTGCCCTTCCTGCTCCCTGGGATGTAAACGACGGATAAAGAAAACCGGGCAGGTCCTTCCGGACTACGATTCTTTCTGGGCTTTCGGGTTCAACCTTGAAAACCAGGACTTTGATTCGGTGCTCCGGGCAGATAAAATCTGTAAGGATTATGGACTTGACCCTGTTTCCGCCGGGTCTGTACTCGGCGCCTGCACAGAACTTAAATCCGGGAAAATAAATGCCAGGGAACTTGAAACCCTGCTTGAAGCAATAGGGGGAGGTAGCGAACCTGGAAAAGGAGCCCGAAGGTATTTTTCAGCCCGGAAAAGGGAAGACCTCAGTATGGATGTAAAGGGGCTCGAACTGGGAGGGTTTGACCCAAGGGGGATTAGAGGACAGGCCCTTGCTTATGCTACTTCCTGTCACGGCGGGGATTACCTCACAGCCTTTATGGTCGGGCCCGAAGTGCTTGGAAAGCCTCTACTCCTTGACCGCTTTAGCCTCAAAGGAAAAGTCGGAATTCTGCAGGTCTTTGAAAACCTGACTGCGGTGCTGGATTCCCTTGTGTTCTGCCCGTTTTCGATTTTTGTCATCAATGAAGAACTATGTTCAGCCCTTTTACATTCGGGGGTCGGGATGGAAGTCTCTCCTGCGGAACTCCTGAAAACAGGAGAAAGGATCTGGAATCTGGAGAGAATCTATAACCTGAAAGCGGGTTTTACACGAAAAGATGATACACTTCCGGAAAGATTGTTCGGAGCCGGCAGCGAAGAAAGAGGAGATGGAATTCCCAGACAGGAGTTTGAAGTTGCTCTTCAGGATTATTACCGTTATCGTGGTTGGGATCAGGAGGGAGTACCCTCTCAGGGAAAACTGAGAGAACTTGGACTCGGATGTTAA